Within the Streptosporangium album genome, the region TCCCGCGCCGCCGTTCACCGCCTCGCTCGCCGCGATCACCTGGTCGGGCACGGGGGAGGTGAAGATCTCGCCGGGACAGGCCGCGTCGAGCATGCCGTACCCGACGAAACCGGCGTGCAGCGGCTCGTGCCCGGAACCTCCGCCCGAGACCAGGCCGACCTTGCCCGGCTGAGGGCCCGAGGTGCGCACCACGATCTGGTTCTCCGTGTCCACCCGCAGCCCGGGATGCGCCGCGGCGAGCCCTCGCAGCGCGTCGACAACGACGGAATCAACGCTGTTGATGAGTTTCTTCACGTTTCAAGGCTTTCCCTTCGCGCGTGGCGGCAAGCGCGCCCGGGAAAACCTCTTCCCCGACCGTCATGAGACGCCGCTCGGCCTGGTGGCCTCGTACGGGCGATCGCCTTTGGGTGTAGCTCTTTCTCAGTGACTGGGCTGATCAAGCAGTGAGGTCGAGTTCGTGCTGGTAGCGGGTCTGGTGAACTCGGCGGTGCTCTTGAACGAGATGGAAACGCCGGTAGGCATCGAAGTCGCCGTTTGCCGATCACCGGCCCGCACCGGGCCTCGATCGCCGTCTTGGCGGCATCGAACGATCCGCGCACGGCCTCGGTCACCGTCCCCACGAGCGTGGACAGCTGCCGGTGATGGCCCGCCTCCAGGCGGCGCCGCACCACCTGGTCGGCGCCGGCCAGCGCGGTGCCCGTGCGGCGGGCGCGCTGGAGCGAGTGCCGTTCGCGGGCTGCCCAGGGTCGCAGGCGAGCACTTCTGCGCGGACATCCCCGACGGGCCGTTCGGGCTGTTCGCCGTCCGCCCGCTGAACGAGGACAACCGGGCCCTGATCCTGGGCGGAACCGGGACCGACGGCGACATGCTGTACATCCTCGATGTGAACGAGGGGGTCGTCGTGCTCCTTTCCCGAGGAGACGGTGACGAGAAGCCCCAGCTCGAGATTGTGAACACCACGCTGGGGGCCTTCGCCGAGTTCGTTCGTCGGTTGGGCGCGTACATGCACTCGCCCCGGGCTGAGCGGCCCGCGGACGACAAGGCCCGCCTCGCGGAGATCGCCGCAGGGCTGGAGGAGCTCGATCCTGAGGCGTTCAAGCATCCGCACTGCTGGTGGGCGATGGGGGTCGCTCATCATCGGCGGGAAGCGGCCAGGCGTGAGAGGGCACATTCGCCTGCCGAGTCGCACAGCGAAGCCTTCGACCGGGTCCTCGACCGGCTGGACGAGAAGGGGTGGCAGCACGTCACGGGCAAGAAGTTCGCGTCCGCGACCGGTGAATACGGACTGCTGACCCTGCCGGACGACTTCACGGACGCGTTCTCGGCCGACGGCGCCCTGCTCCGGGACGTCGACGTCCGCTGGAGGGGTGGCCTTCCGTCGGAGATTCAGTCGGTCTTCGCCTGGGAGGGGCTCGTGGTCCGCGTCCTCGAGGACGAGTTGGAGGACGAACTGGAGGACGAGGACGACTTCGATGCCGCGATGGAGCGGCTTCTGGCGGCGGCCCACGGCCCCCAGGAGCCGGGCGAAGGTACCGTGACCTGCCTGGCCACTGCGGAGACCTCCGATCTGTGCCGGATCCTGCGGGCTTTCGGACGCCTGGCCGCGAAGGGATACGTTGCCGAGCCCGCCCTCTGGCCCACCACGTCAGGATGCTGGCAGCGCGTGGCCGAGCGAACCGAGGACGTGGAGTCGCCCAGGGCCGTCTTCTGGAACACACAGAGCCATGACACGGCCTTCGACGCCAGGGGCGACCTGGTCGACGAGCTTTACCTCGGGTGGGCAGGCGACCGCGAGGAGCTCGCCAGGACCCTGGCTGAGACGGAGCTCGCGGTGAAGGTGCCCGAAGACGAGGGGACGACCTTCATCCTCGGTCCCGCCGCCGGCCGCCAGACCTGACCATCGTCGGGCACCGGCGTGCAGGTAGAAGCCAGCCCCACGATCAAACAGCCGCAACCACAAACACCCAGCTCAGTCAGTCACTGAGTTCGAGCTACACCCATCGCCTTTCCACCCGTGTCCGCGACCTGCGCCCGGCTGTTCTGCCGCCGCAGGCCGGTGGGGAGGAGAGCCACCGCCTGACCGGCGGTTCCGGCCGTGTGGTTGGGTTACGGATGTGATCTTCGCTGAAGCGCTGGGCCTGGCCGCGGCGGGAGTGCTGGCAGGCGTGGTCAGCACGGTGGTGAGTTTGGCGTCCGTCGTCTCCTACCCTGCGCTGCTCGCGTTCGGTCTGTCCCCGCTGAGCGCGAATGTCACGAACACGGTCGCGCTGCTGTTCACCGGCCTGGGAGCGGCGGCCGGGTCGCGGCCGGAGCTCGCGGGCCAGGGCAGGCGAGTCCTGCGACTGGGATGGGTGACGGCGCTGGGAGGCGCCACGGGTGCGCTCCTGCTTCTGCTGACTCCGTCCCAGGTGTTCGAGGTCATCGCGCCGTGGCTGATCGCGGCCGCCTCGCTGCTACTGATCCGCCCGCTGAGGCTGGGGGTCCTGGCCGGCAACCTCGAGGCCGAACGTGGCTGGCCGCTGCGTGCCGCGCTGTTCACGGTCGCGATCTACATCGGATACTTCGGAGCGGCCGGCGGGATCCTCATGTTCGCCGTGCTCACGGCCGTGCTGGACCAGTCGCCGGTCAGAGTCAACGCCGTCAAGAATGTCGTGTCCGCGCTGGCCAACGGGGTGGCCGCGATCGGATTCGCGATCTTCGGGCCGGTGCAGTGGTCGGCCGCGGTGCCGCTCGCGGCGGGGTTCCTGGCGGGGGGCTGGCTCGGCCCGGCGATCGCGCGGCGGCTTCCCGGGCGGTCGCTCCGCGTCGTCGCCGCCGTCTGCGGCCTGCTTGTCGCGCTCAAACTGGGCATCGACGCCTACCGGTGAGGCCGCGTTCCGCGGCGGCGGCCGGATCGACGTCCCGGACGAGCGCGGCTCCGTCTTCACCCAGGCGTTCCAGTCCATCGGCTGCGAGGCGGTGACCGTACGGGACCGGGAGGTCCCTCCGGCGGAGCCGCCGCCACCGCCATGGCCGGTCGAATCCCGCCGAGTGGCTGAGGTACGGTTCAGCCATGGCTGAGATCGTGTACCCCCCGGTCATCGGGGCTGCGCGGACCCTGTTCCGCGCCCTGGACCTGAAGATCCGCGTCGAGGGAGCCGAGCGGATCCCGCGAACCGGCGGAGCGGTGCTGGTCAGTAACCACATCAGCTATCTGGACTTCATCTTCGCCGGTCTGACCGTGCTGCCGGCCAAGCGCCTGGTCCGTTTCATGGCCAAGAAGGAGGTCTTCGACCACAAGATCTCCGGCCCGCTGATGCGCGGCATGCACCACATCCCGGTGGACCGCGCGGCGGGTGCCGCGGCCTTCGGCGCGGCGCTGAAGTCACTCAGGGCCGGTGAGATCGTGGGCGTGTTCGCCGAGGCCACGATCAGCCAGTCCTTCACGGTCAAGGAGATCAAGAACGGCGCGGTCCGGATGGCCGTGGGCGCGAAGGTGCCGCTCATCCCGGTCGCCCTGTGGGGCACCCAGCGGCTGTGGACCAAGGGACGCCCCAGGAAGCTCCTCCAGCGGCACGTGCCGATCACCATCCTGGTCGGCGAGCCGCTGTACGCCAAGCGCGGCGACGACTACGACGCCGTCACCGCCGAGCTGCGCGAGAGCATGGCCGCGCTGCTCGACAGGGCCCAGCGGACCTACCCGGAGATCCCCCCGGGCGCCTGGTGGCAGCCCCGCCATCTCGGCGGCAGCGCCCCCACCCCGGAGGAGGCCGCCAAGCTGGACGCCGACGAGGCCGAGGCCCGGGCCGCCCGCCACGGGTCGTGAACGGCAGGCCACCGGAGGTCCCGCCCGATCAGGGAATCAGGGTGGGAATGACGCCGCCGTCGACGCGCAGGGCGGCTCCGCTGGTCGCGGACGCCTGCTCGGAGCTGACGTAGAGCACGAGGTTGGCGATCTCCTCGGGAAGGATGAGCCGGCCGAGGAGAGATGTGGGGCGCGCCTGCGCGATGAACCGCTGTTCGGCCTCCTCGAAGGGCATGTCCCCACCGATCAGATCGGTGATGAACTGCTCGACGCCCGGAGTGTGGGTCGGGCCGGGGAGCACGGAGTTGACGGTGACACCGCTGCCCGCCACGGACTGGGCCATGCCCCGGGAGTCCGCCAGCTGGCGGTCTTGGTCATCACATCTCTTTGACCGTGGATACCCTGCCCTCGGGCGAGGGAGAAAACGCGGCGCGGCGGCGCGTGATTCGGTAACGTGTTCGGCGGCGGCGATAACCAAGCCGCTGCTTGCGTGATCGGCACCACCCTCGCCGCCGGGCCGGCGGCGAGGTGAAACGCCTGTGGAGTTGGTGTAAGACCTCAACGGAGATCCTTCCGGGCGGGCGACCGGCGGTGAAGCAGGAAGCCTCACGGGCGACCGTGGGAATCCCCTCCTCAGGGAGGGGAGGAGGTCAACCCGTAGTGCACCATCTCGGTCGGGGGCAGCACGGCGGGGTCGCTGCTGATGAAGATCATGCGACCCCAGCCGCGGCCGACCATGCGCGGGACGTAGTGGCGGGCGAGGCGCACGCCGCTGAGGACGTTCACCTAGAAGAAACGCCGCCGCTCGGCGTCGGAGATCTCGAACACCGGCGTCGCGGAGAAGATGCCGGTGTTGTTGATCAGGATGTCCACGTCCGGCTCCGCTGCGATGATCTTTTCCGCGCCCTCCGGGGTGGCGACGTCGGCGGCCACCGGTTGAACCTCGGTGCTGCCGGTCTCCTCTCGGTCAGGTTGAAATTCAAACCCGCTCCCGTTCCGTGGTCACATCGCCTCGGGCTCCGGCGGCTGTGGCCGTCCGGCAGTCCGGGTCTCCGCGCATCAACGCGCCGCGCCCGCCGGCATCGGGTGGCGTACGCCGGTGAGTTCCTCCGAGATCTCCCAGAGACGGCGTGCGGTGGCGGTGTCGTGGAGGGCCCGGTGTCCGTGGCGGACCGTGGGCTCGCCGCGCAGTTCCAGGAATCCGCCGGGGGCGATGTAGGTGCCTCCCCGCAGGTCGGGGACCGTCGCGGCGTACAGGGAGGTCTTGGCGCCTTCGGCGGCCGGCCTGAACGCAGACCGGACGAGCAGCGGAACGAGGCTGCGGTACAGCGTGCCGCGGCCCGCGTTGGCGCCTCCGGTGAGGACGTTGGTGCGGGTGAGGCCCGGGGCCACGGCCATGCTCCGCAGTCGTGAGCCCGCGACCCGGCGTTGCAGCTCGACGGCGAAGTAGAGGTTGGCCCTCTTCGACCGCACGTAGGCGAAAGGAGCGCTGTAGCCGCGTTGGGCGTTGAGGTTGGCCAGATCGAACCGGGCGAAGCGCTGGCCTTCGCTGCTGACGGTGACCACGCGAGGGGCCGGCGCGGCGAGCAGGTGGGGCAGGAGCCGTCCGGTGAGCGCGAACGTGCCCAGGTGGTTCACGCCGAAGTGCGACTCGAATCCGTCGGCGGTCCTGGAGAAGGGGACCATCGCCACGCCCGCGTTGTTGACCAGCAGGTCGAGCCGGTCGTGGTCCCATGTGGCGGCGAACTCGCTGACGGAGTCCAGGCTGGCGAGGTCGAGGCGGCGCAGCTCGGCCCGCGCGCCCGGCACCTCGGTGAGAAGGCGGTCGAGCGCGTCCTGTCCGCGTCCGGGGCTGCGGCAGGCCAGCACGACGTGGGCGCCGTGACGGGCGAGCTCACGGGCCGTGACGTAGCCGATGCCGCTGTTGGCGCCGGTCACCACGGCCAGCCGCCCTGACTGGTCGGGGATGGAGTCGGGGGTCCACGCGGGAGGGACGCGCATGATGTTTCCTTCGACGGGGAGATTTCTATCGCAACTCCAAGTTGCGTTATGGTGATCGTGGCACTCGACACCCGATAAAGCAACTTGGAGTTGCGATGAACTCCGGCCCTCCGCGCACCCAGCCGGTCGGACGCGGCGAGAAGGTACGCGCCGCGGTCCATGCCGCGACACTCGCCGAACTGGTCGAGAAGGGCTACGCCGCACTGACCGTCGACAACGTGGCCCAGCGGGCCGGGGTCCACAAGACGACGGTCTACCGGCGGTGGAAGGATCGCGAGAGCCTCGTCGTCGACGCGCTGGCCGACCACGCCGCGCTGGACGTCCCGATCCCCGACACCGGCGCGGTCGAGTCCGACCTGCAGGCGCTCGCGTCCTCACTCGTGCGGATGATGACCGGCTCGACCGGCCAGGCAATGATGGCCGCGATGTTCTCCGGAGCCGCCCACGTGCCGGAGATCGCCGACGCCAGGCGCCATGTCTTCGACGACCGGCTCCGGCGTGCGGAACAGGTGGTCACCCGCGCCGTCGAGCGGGGTGAACTGCCCGGCGGCACCGACCCGGCAGAGCTCCTCAAGGCCCTCGCCGCACCGATCTACTTCCGCCTGCTGATCACCGCCGAGCCGGTCGACGAGGTCACGGCCGGACAGGCGGTGCGGATCGCGCTCGCCGCCGCACGTGCCGACGCACTCCGTCCACGCCCCGGAACACCGCCGGATCAATGAGGTTGCGGATCGGCCTCTTTCCCTGTGAAAGTCTCCATGTCCGAAACGTCTGACAGCTCAGGAGCGACCACGTGTGGCAGCGGATCCAACCCGAGAAGGCAGGGCTCGCACCCGACCTGGCCGGTCGGCTTGACGCCCTCGTCCGGGAGGGGCGGGCGCCGGGCCTGCACGGTGTCGTGGTGGCCCGTCACGGGGGCCTGGTCCTGGAGCACTACGGCAGCGGCCCGGACTTCAGCTGGAACACCCCCCTCGGCACGGTGGACTTCGGGCCGGAGACGCTGCACGACGTCCGCTCGGTCACCAAGAGCGTCGTCGCGCTGCTGTACGGCATCGCGCTGGCCGACGGCATGGTGCCCGAGCCCGACGAGCCGATCCTCCGGCACTTCCCCGAGTATTCCGACCTGGCCGCCGACCCCCGGCGGGCCCGGCTGACCGTCGAGCACACGCTGACCATGACGCTCGGCCTGGAATGGGACGAGACCAAGCCGTACACCAGCCCGGAGAACGACGAGATCGGCATGGAACTGGCCGCCGACCGCTACCGATACGTGCTGGAGCGCCCGATCGTCGAGGAGCCGGGCAGACGGTGGCACTACAGCGGGGGCGCCGCGGCCCTGATCGGCGGGCTCATCGCCCGGGGCACCGGGCGCCCGCTGGAGGACTTCGCGCGCACCGCCCTCTTCGAGCCGCTGGGCGTCGAATCCTTCGAATGGATGGCCGGTGACGACGGGGTGGCCTCGGCGGCCTCCGGCCTGCGGCTGACCCCCCGTGACCTCGCCGGGCTCGGCCAGGCCGTACTGGACCGCCGGGTCATCCCGGTGAGCTGGGCCGAGGCTATGCTGCGGCCGCGTGTGCCCGCCTGGGACGGCTGCTCCTACGGCTACCTGTGGTACGCGGGCCCCGACGGGCGGGTGGCGGCCATGGGCAACGGCGGGCAGCGGCTCTTCCTCGTCCCCGGCCACGACCTCGTCGTGGCCGTCACCGCGGGCGGCTACAACGGGGCCGACCAGGACACCACCCCCAGGGCCGTCCTGGAGGACGTGGTCCTGCCGGCGCTGAAACTCTGAGCCCGGAGCCCGCGCCGCCGGGGGCGTTCCGTGGCGGGCGGCCCGGTCGGTCAGCCGGTCCTTCGCCTCGCTGATCGGAACGATGAACTGATCGCAGCCGGATTGGACCGGGCCCAACCCGGCTGCGGGATGTCAGCCCATGTGCGGACAGCGGT harbors:
- a CDS encoding SUKH-4 family immunity protein; its protein translation is METPVGIEVAVCRSPARTGPRSPSWRHRTIRARPRSPSPRAWTAAGDGPPPGGAAPPGRRRPARCPCGGRAGASAVRGLPRVAGEHFCADIPDGPFGLFAVRPLNEDNRALILGGTGTDGDMLYILDVNEGVVVLLSRGDGDEKPQLEIVNTTLGAFAEFVRRLGAYMHSPRAERPADDKARLAEIAAGLEELDPEAFKHPHCWWAMGVAHHRREAARRERAHSPAESHSEAFDRVLDRLDEKGWQHVTGKKFASATGEYGLLTLPDDFTDAFSADGALLRDVDVRWRGGLPSEIQSVFAWEGLVVRVLEDELEDELEDEDDFDAAMERLLAAAHGPQEPGEGTVTCLATAETSDLCRILRAFGRLAAKGYVAEPALWPTTSGCWQRVAERTEDVESPRAVFWNTQSHDTAFDARGDLVDELYLGWAGDREELARTLAETELAVKVPEDEGTTFILGPAAGRQT
- a CDS encoding sulfite exporter TauE/SafE family protein, translating into MIFAEALGLAAAGVLAGVVSTVVSLASVVSYPALLAFGLSPLSANVTNTVALLFTGLGAAAGSRPELAGQGRRVLRLGWVTALGGATGALLLLLTPSQVFEVIAPWLIAAASLLLIRPLRLGVLAGNLEAERGWPLRAALFTVAIYIGYFGAAGGILMFAVLTAVLDQSPVRVNAVKNVVSALANGVAAIGFAIFGPVQWSAAVPLAAGFLAGGWLGPAIARRLPGRSLRVVAAVCGLLVALKLGIDAYR
- a CDS encoding lysophospholipid acyltransferase family protein, whose translation is MAEIVYPPVIGAARTLFRALDLKIRVEGAERIPRTGGAVLVSNHISYLDFIFAGLTVLPAKRLVRFMAKKEVFDHKISGPLMRGMHHIPVDRAAGAAAFGAALKSLRAGEIVGVFAEATISQSFTVKEIKNGAVRMAVGAKVPLIPVALWGTQRLWTKGRPRKLLQRHVPITILVGEPLYAKRGDDYDAVTAELRESMAALLDRAQRTYPEIPPGAWWQPRHLGGSAPTPEEAAKLDADEAEARAARHGS
- a CDS encoding SDR family oxidoreductase; protein product: MAQSVAGSGVTVNSVLPGPTHTPGVEQFITDLIGGDMPFEEAEQRFIAQARPTSLLGRLILPEEIANLVLYVSSEQASATSGAALRVDGGVIPTLIP
- a CDS encoding oxidoreductase, translated to MRVPPAWTPDSIPDQSGRLAVVTGANSGIGYVTARELARHGAHVVLACRSPGRGQDALDRLLTEVPGARAELRRLDLASLDSVSEFAATWDHDRLDLLVNNAGVAMVPFSRTADGFESHFGVNHLGTFALTGRLLPHLLAAPAPRVVTVSSEGQRFARFDLANLNAQRGYSAPFAYVRSKRANLYFAVELQRRVAGSRLRSMAVAPGLTRTNVLTGGANAGRGTLYRSLVPLLVRSAFRPAAEGAKTSLYAATVPDLRGGTYIAPGGFLELRGEPTVRHGHRALHDTATARRLWEISEELTGVRHPMPAGAAR
- a CDS encoding TetR/AcrR family transcriptional regulator is translated as MNSGPPRTQPVGRGEKVRAAVHAATLAELVEKGYAALTVDNVAQRAGVHKTTVYRRWKDRESLVVDALADHAALDVPIPDTGAVESDLQALASSLVRMMTGSTGQAMMAAMFSGAAHVPEIADARRHVFDDRLRRAEQVVTRAVERGELPGGTDPAELLKALAAPIYFRLLITAEPVDEVTAGQAVRIALAAARADALRPRPGTPPDQ
- a CDS encoding serine hydrolase domain-containing protein, whose amino-acid sequence is MWQRIQPEKAGLAPDLAGRLDALVREGRAPGLHGVVVARHGGLVLEHYGSGPDFSWNTPLGTVDFGPETLHDVRSVTKSVVALLYGIALADGMVPEPDEPILRHFPEYSDLAADPRRARLTVEHTLTMTLGLEWDETKPYTSPENDEIGMELAADRYRYVLERPIVEEPGRRWHYSGGAAALIGGLIARGTGRPLEDFARTALFEPLGVESFEWMAGDDGVASAASGLRLTPRDLAGLGQAVLDRRVIPVSWAEAMLRPRVPAWDGCSYGYLWYAGPDGRVAAMGNGGQRLFLVPGHDLVVAVTAGGYNGADQDTTPRAVLEDVVLPALKL